A single window of Emys orbicularis isolate rEmyOrb1 chromosome 18, rEmyOrb1.hap1, whole genome shotgun sequence DNA harbors:
- the CFAP157 gene encoding cilia- and flagella-associated protein 157, with product MAPKKKGGGGGKKEDAAKEARPEGKAEQPLAEHSREFYLLQIRDLEERLARYQRKWDELQVNETLFRVEYDQMANDNKEIVAFLKKTLNQRVDEIADLNDQLLSLQQAKESEKDAFEAQLAQVRHEFQETKDQLTSENMLLSGKLAALEEFRIQKDELMGKFAALEEQLKKQEDDHKEYIYNLERKAVLDKDRLKKEMMQRVNVVAAEFRKVSNSQMAETTKRTIRENVAINVQLARMSDRSYDLIQENDMLKEAQAEMQKQLEMLEHNEKQMAKNSLSNQKMIWMLTNKCKEQQVLVDEYRQQKEAMQQLKVAHEMLQKENQALRQELKELKEEVRRKVVEGQSQAKLLEEEQKLRKNAERILNQAVQALKDLLQERPSDEEDGDFDMMFQLRHQEMLRSLLGLLRRATTAGPAPQEQVFGPQKTANREHGLESPAQSQLHPAPCLKTSPVTSHHLLVQRGQGAQLFHSMSKTGLLSKTTRIGTVRTYASATEPLMTSWSEEKRVKQQPILPLPEIAARRSLQGLLTK from the exons ATGGCCCCCAAGAAGaagggcggcggcggcggcaagAAGGAAGACGCGGCCAAGGAGGCGAGGCCGGAGGGGAAGGCGGAGCAGCCCCTGGCCGAGCACAGCCGGGAGTTCTACCTGCTCCAGATCCGGGACCTGGAGGAGCGGCTGGCCCG GTACCAGCGGAAATGGGATGAGCTGCAGGTGAACGAGACCCTCTTCAGGGTGGAGTACGATCAGATGGCCAATGACAACAAGGAGATCGTGGCCTTTCTCAAGAAGACCCTGAACCAGCGGGTTGATGAGATCGCTGACCTCAATGACCAGCTGCTCAGCCTGCAGCAGGCCAAAGAATCCGAGAAGGATGCCTTCGAGGCCCAGCTGGCCCAGGTTCGACACGAGTTTCAGGAGACCAAGGACCAGCTCACTTCGGAGAACATGCTGCTAA GTGGGAAGCTGGCTGCGCTGGAGGAGTTCAGGATCCAAAAGGATGAGCTCATGGGCAAGTTTGCAGCCCTAGAGGAGCAGCTGAAGAAACAAGAGGACGATCACAAGGAGTATATCTATAACCTGGAGAGGAAAGCTGTGCTGGACAAAGACAG GCTGAAGAAGGAGATGATGCAGCGTGTTAACGTGGTGGCAGCCGAGTTCCGCAAGGTCTCCAACAGCCAGATGGCCGAGACCACCAAGCGCACCATCCGCGAGAACGTCGCCATCAACGTCCAGCTGGCCAGGATGTCCGATCGCAGCTACGACCTCATCCAGGAGAACGACATGCTGAAGGAGGCCCAGGCCGAGATGCAGAAGCAGCTGGAGATGCTGGAGCACAATGAGAAGCAGATGGCCAAGAACAGCCTCAGCAACCAGAAG ATGATTTGGATGCTCACCAATAAATGCaaggagcagcaggtgctggTGGATGAGTACAGGCAGCAGAAGGAGGCCATGCAGCAGCTGAAGGTGGCCCATGAGATGCTGCAGAAGGAGAACCAGGCGCTAAG ACAAGAGCTGAAGGAGCTGAAGGAGGAGGTGAGGAGGAAGGTGGTCGAAGGGCAGAGTCAGGCCAAGCTCCTGGAGGAAGAGCAGAAGCTCAGGAAGAATGCAGAGAGGATCCTGAACCAGGCTGTCCAAGCCCTTAAGGACCTGCTGCAG GAGAGGCCGTCTGATGAGGAGGATGGCGACTTTGACATGATGTTCCAGCTGCGCCACCAGGAGATGCTGCGgagcctgctggggctgctgAGACGGGCGACCACGGCTGGGCCCGCGCCTCAGGAGCAGGTGTTCGGGCCCCAGAAAACGGCCAACAGGGAGCATGGACTGGAGTCCCCAGCACAGAG CCAGCTGCACCCAGCCCCGTGCCTCAAGACCTCTCCCGTCACCTCGCACCACTTGCTAgtgcagcgggggcagggggcgcagctCTTCCACAGCATGAGCAAGACAGGTCTGCTGTCCAAGACCACCCGCATCGGGACCGTCCGCACCTACGCCAGCGCCACGGAG CCACTGATGACTTCCTGGTCGGAGGAGAAACGGGTGAAGCAGCAGCCGATTCTGCCCCTGCCAGAGATAGCGGCCAGACGCTCCTTGCAGGGCCTGCTGACCAAATAG
- the PTRH1 gene encoding peptidyl-tRNA hydrolase: protein MLRPLPKRLGRLLSRTMSHREADPRAAGKRVLVAGLGNYGLRGTRHNVGMAVLNQLAQKLNVADQWKADRRCCADVTITNVEEAELVLMKPRRLMNINGLSVASAAETYDLGVEDIYLVHDDLDKPLGKMAIKLGGSARGHNGVRSCISSLHSDCMVRLRVGIGRPVGEAMVDRYVLGRFTSAEHEVLQRVLEQAADLLLEHILQRSSGKDHTPPGDTGDRTPH, encoded by the exons aTGCTGCGGCCGCTGCCCAAGCGCCTCGGGAGGTTACTGAGCCGCACCATGAGCCACCGCGAGGCCGATCCGCGCGCCGCCGGGAAGCGGGTCCTG gtggcagggctggggaattATGGGCTCCGAGGAACCCGACATAACGTGGGAATGGCGGTGCTCAATCAGCTGGCCCAGAAGTTGAACGTCGCTGACCAGTGGAAAGCGGACAGACGCTGCTGTGCAGACGTGACCATCACTAATGTGGAGGAAGCAGAGCTGGTGCTGATGAAACCTCGGCGGCTCATGAATATCAATGGACTCAGTGTAGCAAGCGCTG CTGAAACTTACGACCTCGGGGTAGAAGACATTTACCTGGTTCACGACGACCTGGACAAGCCGCTGGGGAAGATGGCGATAAAGCTGGGAGGCAGCGCAAG GGGGCATAACGGGGTCCGTTCCTGCATCAGCTCCCTGCACTCAGAC tGCATGGTGCGGCTCAGGGTTGGCATCGGCCGGCCGGTGGGGGAAGCCATGGTGGATCGCTACGTGCTGGGACGGTTCACCAGCGCTGAGCACGAGGTCCTGCAGCGCGTCCTGGAGCAGGCGGCCGACCTCCTGCTGGAACACATCCTGCAGAGGAGCAGCGGCAAGGACCACACACCCCCTGGCGACACGGGGGACAGGACACCTCATTAa
- the TTC16 gene encoding tetratricopeptide repeat protein 16, which yields MAEAAAPQEEPGQSKVGLEMKTKTKGLFPTAVSKENLRERSLRKIFGSSQTLRDLKDPSGVKSPTAIVQNRIQEHCQRGKEFFSQGEWEKVVICYSKAINLNPQQVEFYVQKAEAFLQLCDFQSAVLNLRKAYSLSSAKEEYVERMAFIIYLQGQCLFDQEVYWDALESFTRASELQPDNSLYRRRSIACLAALNRYHDCFRLVNEELDRDSKNPDLYILRAKLHEHFCRATLCYQDVQEAIALEPRHEEAQILMQRLLKQAQKAKNQAMNKALKGNLKDALLKITFAIENSPFDAGYFIFRGTLHRRVKDFNSAIDDYIKATELCEEEGAVAMEAQRQLLLTYNDFAVHCYTQGFFEEAVLLLNKALKGEKNEKGLYVNRGDCLFRLGELTFALADYQQALELSPMDFSLRKRVGMLLDELGLQEHKQRKYQRAVHCFSGAIESNPRLPHYYLHRAKSRLFLQDEMSAKEDVIIALLLDPENDAVLPVMTSLFPGQPIQDIISSKIAEVAKTILERKLQACPYSNSPAKLKWPPGALEDEPKEPGAQSEDPERALQDSESVISPCATEHELYKQIASSRRTVSKVSEPVLEEKRHPFFLQGVDPAIVQVA from the exons ATGGCGGAGGCGGCGGCCCCGCaggaggagccagggcagagcaAA GTAGGACTGGAGATGAAGACAAAGACTAAAGGACTGTTCCCGACTGCTGTGTCCAAAGAGAATCTCCGGGAGAGATCCCTGCGAAAGATCTTTGGGTCCAGCCAGACTTTGCGAGACCTTAAGGACCCCAGCGGAGTGAAGTCCCCAACAGCGATTGTGCAGAACAGGATACAGGAGCA CTGCCAGAGAGGGAAGGAGTTCTTCTCCCAAGGCGAGTGGGAGAAAGTTGTCATTTGTTATTCCAAAGCCATTAACCTGAACCCCCAACAG GTGGAGTTCTATGTACAGAAGGCAGAAGCCTTTCTCCAGCTCTGTGATTTCCAGTCTGCTGTGCTGAACCTCAGAAAGGCGTATTCCTTGTCCTCTGCAAAGGAAGAATATGTAGAGCGCATGGCCTTCATTATTTACCTGCAG GGCCAATGTCTGTTTGACCAAGAGGTCTATTGGGATGCTTTGGAGTCCTTCACTCGAGCCTCAGAGCTGCAGCCTGACAACTCACTCTATCGCAGGAGGAG cATTGCCTGTCTTGCAGCCCTGAACAGATACCATGACTGTTTTCGGCTCGTCAACGAAGAGCTAGATCGAGACTCAAAGAACCCAGATCTGTACATCCTGAGAGCCAAGCTGCATGAGCACTTCTGTCGG GCTACCTTGTGTTACCAGGACGTCCAGGAGGCCATTGCGCTGGAGCCGCGGCACGAAGAAGCTCAGATTCTAATGCAGAGGCTgctgaaacaagcacagaaagccAAGAACCAGGCTATGAataaggccttgaagggaaacCTGAAGGATGCCCTGCTCAAAATCACCTTTGCCATAGAGAACAGCCCCTTTGATGCAGGGTACTTCATCTTCAG AGGGACTCTACACAGAAGGGTCAAAGACTTCAACTCAGCCATTGATGATTACATCAAGGCCACAGAGCTCTGTGAAGAAGAGGGAGCTGTGGCCATGGAGGCGCAACGGCAGCTCCTGCTCACGTACAACGACTTTGCAGTGCACTGCTATACTCAGGGCTTCTTCGAAGAGGCTGTGCTGCTCCTCAACAAAGCCCTGAAAGGGGAGAAGAACGAGAAGGGACTCTATGTCAACAGAGGAG ACTGCCTCTTCAGGCTGGGAGAGCTAACCTTTGCCTTGGCGGATTATCAGCAGGCGCTGGAATTGAGTCCAATGGACTTTAGTTTGCGAAAACGCGTTGGTATGTTGCTGGATGAACTAGGATTGCAGGAGCACAAGCAGAG AAAATACCAGCGGGCAGTACACTGTTTCTCTGGTGCTATCGAGAGCAACCCTCGCCTGCCACACTATTACCTGCACCGGGCCAAGAGCCGCCTGTTCCTGCAGGATGAGATGAGTGCTAAGGAGGATGTGATCATAGCTCTGTTGCTGGACCCTGAAAATGATGCG GTCCTACCTGTTATGACCAGCCTCTTTCCAGGACAGCCCATCCAGGATATTATTAGCAGCAAGATTGCGGAGGTTGCCAAAACAATCTTGGAAAGAAAACTTCAAGCCTGCCCCTACTCTAACAGTCCAGCTAAACTCAAATG GCCACCTGGAGCTCTGGAGGATGAACCAAAGGAACCAGGTGCTCAAAGTGAAGATCCTGAGAGAGCCCTGCAGGATTCGGAGAGTGTCATCAGCCCTTGTGCCACGGAACATGAACTGTACAAGCAGATAGCCAGCTCCAGAAGGACAGTGAGTAAAGTAAGTGAACCTGTCTtggaggagaaaag ACATCCTTTCTTCCTGCAAGGTGTGGACCCAGCCATTGTCCAGGTAGCCTAG